From the genome of Streptomyces sp. NBC_00659, one region includes:
- a CDS encoding ABC transporter permease, with protein sequence MNFWQYLSSRHEQLLTDTYQHASAVFQCMVVATVIGVLIGVVTYRSDWAGNLATTTTSAILTIPSLAMIGLLIPIVGLGVPPTVIALTLYGLLPIVRNSIVGLRGVDPSLVDAARGIGMSRTSRLMRVELPLAWPPILTGIRISTQMLMGIAAIAAYASGPGLGNEIFRGISSLGSKNALNQVLAGTVGIIILALLFDAAYVLLGRLTIPRGIRA encoded by the coding sequence GTGAACTTCTGGCAGTACCTGAGCAGCCGCCACGAACAGCTCCTCACGGACACCTACCAACACGCGAGCGCGGTCTTCCAGTGCATGGTCGTGGCGACCGTCATCGGCGTACTGATCGGCGTCGTCACCTACCGCAGCGACTGGGCGGGCAACCTCGCCACCACGACGACGTCCGCCATTCTGACCATTCCCTCGCTGGCCATGATCGGTCTGCTGATCCCGATCGTGGGCCTCGGCGTCCCGCCGACCGTGATCGCCCTGACGCTGTACGGGCTGCTGCCGATCGTGCGCAACTCGATCGTCGGCCTGCGCGGTGTCGACCCCTCGCTGGTGGACGCGGCCAGGGGTATCGGCATGTCGCGGACGTCGCGCCTGATGCGGGTCGAACTGCCGCTGGCCTGGCCGCCGATCCTGACCGGGATCCGGATCTCCACCCAGATGCTGATGGGCATCGCGGCCATCGCGGCCTACGCCTCCGGGCCCGGCCTCGGCAACGAGATCTTCCGCGGCATCAGCTCTCTGGGCAGCAAGAACGCGCTCAACCAGGTGCTCGCGGGCACGGTAGGGATCATCATCCTCGCGCTGCTCTTCGACGCCGCCTACGTCCTGCTCGGCCGACTGACCATCCCGAGGGGGATCCGTGCCTGA
- a CDS encoding RDD family protein: MSAPTPAPGDDKPREGYYPDPSIPGYVRYWNGAAWVPGTSRPAPSGGEALAPPAAVRSAHVPAPASSPESTSSRGRTGTPAAEETGPHFFDEDPQLHHPAPAEPQQPAPAESQHGSRPEPAASWGADRSRQSGFGGDQDRRVSWGAPKGSDPRATGPADAVSRPDGASAHADGTTTIPPTSDSGSASRPPAAAGPVVFRRPTGPVPSAGPDGAEAAGATSRTGEASPGGADGRSGPGTGVPVPAAGDTAFRAPSPRTERQGGSTSSADAPGVSTASGPSTAPAATGRPTAAPGPSAPAVDGFEAWPAAPGAAAQASAAEAAPAPAPAPAPAPAPAPAVPQQPGGTTPVASGAGGGQPSWAQQVHRLAGDPAEDGQRVPPWKPPVDDVFQAAARRQASARPAGLGRRLAARLLDTVVIAGVTAAAAVPLGTRAVDHIEEKIDAAKLSGEKVTVWLLDGTTASCLGAVLAVLLVFGVLYEVLPTVRWGRTLGKKLCGLEVRDIEGHEPPAFGRALVRWLVLSVPCLLVVGLAGVVWCLFDKPWSQGWHDKAAHTFVAGPAR; encoded by the coding sequence ATGAGCGCCCCAACCCCGGCCCCCGGTGACGACAAGCCCCGCGAGGGCTATTACCCGGACCCCTCCATCCCCGGATACGTCCGGTACTGGAACGGCGCCGCCTGGGTGCCGGGCACGAGCCGCCCGGCACCGTCGGGCGGCGAGGCGCTCGCCCCGCCAGCCGCCGTGCGTTCCGCGCATGTGCCCGCTCCCGCGTCCTCCCCCGAGTCCACGTCCTCCCGCGGGCGGACGGGCACCCCCGCAGCGGAGGAGACGGGTCCGCACTTCTTCGACGAGGACCCGCAGCTCCACCACCCCGCCCCCGCCGAGCCCCAGCAGCCCGCCCCCGCCGAGTCCCAGCACGGCAGCCGGCCCGAACCCGCCGCCTCGTGGGGCGCCGACCGCTCCCGCCAGTCCGGCTTCGGCGGCGACCAGGACCGCCGGGTGTCCTGGGGCGCGCCGAAGGGGTCCGACCCGCGTGCCACGGGACCCGCCGACGCGGTGAGCCGGCCCGACGGGGCCTCCGCGCACGCGGACGGCACGACGACGATTCCGCCCACCTCCGACTCCGGCTCCGCCTCCCGGCCCCCGGCGGCCGCGGGTCCCGTGGTCTTCCGCCGTCCCACCGGTCCGGTGCCGTCCGCGGGCCCGGACGGCGCGGAAGCCGCGGGCGCCACGAGCCGTACGGGCGAGGCGAGTCCGGGCGGAGCCGACGGCCGGAGCGGGCCCGGGACAGGGGTCCCCGTGCCCGCCGCGGGTGACACGGCGTTCCGTGCGCCCTCCCCGCGTACGGAGCGCCAGGGCGGGAGCACAAGCTCGGCGGACGCGCCGGGCGTGTCCACCGCGTCCGGCCCGTCGACCGCACCCGCCGCGACCGGCCGCCCGACGGCCGCACCCGGCCCCTCCGCGCCGGCCGTAGACGGCTTCGAAGCCTGGCCGGCCGCCCCGGGCGCCGCCGCGCAGGCGTCGGCGGCGGAGGCCGCACCCGCACCCGCACCCGCCCCGGCACCTGCTCCCGCACCCGCCCCCGCCGTCCCCCAACAGCCCGGTGGCACCACGCCCGTGGCCTCCGGGGCCGGTGGCGGTCAACCCTCCTGGGCCCAGCAGGTGCACCGGCTCGCGGGTGACCCGGCCGAGGACGGACAGCGCGTCCCGCCGTGGAAGCCGCCGGTCGACGACGTGTTCCAGGCGGCCGCGCGCCGGCAGGCGTCGGCCCGCCCGGCCGGGCTCGGCAGAAGGCTGGCCGCCCGGCTGCTGGACACCGTCGTCATCGCCGGTGTCACCGCGGCGGCCGCCGTGCCGCTGGGCACCAGGGCGGTCGACCACATCGAGGAGAAGATCGACGCGGCCAAGCTGTCGGGCGAGAAGGTCACCGTCTGGCTCCTCGACGGCACGACCGCCTCCTGCCTCGGCGCCGTCCTCGCCGTACTGCTGGTCTTCGGCGTCCTCTACGAGGTCCTGCCGACCGTCAGATGGGGCCGCACCCTCGGCAAGAAGCTGTGCGGCCTCGAGGTGCGCGACATCGAGGGCCACGAACCGCCGGCCTTCGGACGGGCCCTGGTCCGCTGGCTCGTCCTCAGCGTGCCGTGTCTGCTGGTCGTCGGTCTCGCGGGTGTCGTGTGGTGCCTGTTCGACAAGCCCTGGAGCCAGGGCTGGCACGACAAGGCGGCGCACACGTTCGTGGCGGGCCCGGCCCGGTAG
- a CDS encoding betaine/proline/choline family ABC transporter ATP-binding protein (Members of the family are the ATP-binding subunit of ABC transporters for substrates such as betaine, L-proline or other amino acids, choline, carnitine, etc. The substrate specificity is best determined from the substrate-binding subunit, rather than this subunit, as it interacts with the permease subunit and not with substrate directly.) — translation MPETAETSEGPADAEGPAGAPGGKGGARGSAPSTTGATIELENLTKRYPGSRDAAVDSVNMEIKAGELVVFVGPSGCGKSTTLKMINRLIEPSGGRIRIGGEDVTDMDPVKLRRKVGYAIQSSGLFPHMTVAQNIALVPRMTGWPKGRIKARVEEMLDLVGLDPGEFQGRYPRQLSGGQQQRVGVARALAADPPVLLMDEPFGAVDPITRDHLQDELIRLQHELHKTIVFVTHDFDEAIKLGDRIAVLREHSHIAQFDTPEAILTNPADDFVSGFVGAGAALKRLNLSRVRDVEISGCPTVTVDDPLQEIFGKLRSSGTNEILLLDKRRRPYKWLRRGDLMRAKGSLARAGTLVHDTVTRDATLRDALEAVLTDNSGRVPVTGRRGEYTGVVDMETLMNSVHELLEADRLEALEHQHELEEARAHQTQFEQEGVEGGEAKA, via the coding sequence GTGCCTGAGACGGCAGAGACCTCAGAGGGACCCGCGGACGCCGAGGGCCCCGCCGGCGCGCCGGGCGGCAAGGGCGGCGCGCGCGGGAGCGCCCCGTCCACCACGGGCGCCACCATCGAGCTGGAGAACCTCACCAAGCGCTACCCCGGCAGCCGCGACGCCGCCGTCGACAGCGTCAACATGGAGATCAAGGCGGGTGAGCTCGTCGTCTTCGTCGGCCCGTCCGGCTGCGGCAAGTCGACCACCCTGAAGATGATCAACCGGCTGATCGAGCCGAGCGGCGGCCGCATCCGGATCGGCGGCGAGGACGTCACCGACATGGACCCGGTGAAGCTGCGCCGCAAGGTCGGGTACGCGATCCAGTCGTCCGGCCTCTTCCCGCACATGACGGTCGCCCAGAACATCGCGCTCGTGCCGAGGATGACCGGCTGGCCGAAGGGCCGGATCAAGGCGCGGGTCGAGGAGATGCTGGACCTGGTCGGGCTCGACCCGGGCGAGTTCCAGGGCCGCTATCCGCGCCAGCTCTCCGGCGGTCAGCAGCAGCGCGTGGGGGTGGCGCGGGCGCTGGCCGCGGACCCGCCCGTCCTGCTCATGGACGAACCGTTCGGAGCGGTGGACCCGATCACCCGCGACCATCTCCAGGACGAGCTGATCCGGCTCCAGCACGAGCTGCACAAGACGATCGTCTTCGTGACGCACGACTTCGACGAGGCCATCAAGCTGGGCGATCGGATCGCGGTGCTGCGCGAGCACTCGCACATCGCGCAGTTCGACACCCCGGAGGCGATCCTCACCAACCCGGCCGACGACTTCGTGTCGGGGTTCGTGGGCGCGGGCGCCGCGCTGAAGCGGCTCAACCTCAGCCGCGTACGGGATGTGGAGATCAGCGGCTGTCCGACGGTCACCGTCGACGATCCCCTCCAGGAGATCTTCGGCAAGCTCCGTTCCAGCGGCACGAACGAGATCCTGCTGCTCGACAAGCGGCGCCGCCCCTACAAGTGGCTGCGGCGCGGCGATCTGATGCGGGCCAAGGGCTCGCTCGCGCGGGCGGGCACGCTGGTGCACGACACGGTGACCAGGGACGCCACCCTGCGGGACGCCCTGGAGGCGGTGCTCACGGACAACTCGGGCCGGGTCCCGGTGACGGGGCGGCGCGGCGAGTACACCGGGGTGGTCGACATGGAGACCCTGATGAACTCGGTGCACGAACTCCTGGAGGCCGACCGGCTGGAGGCGCTGGAGCACCAGCACGAACTGGAGGAGGCGCGCGCCCATCAGACCCAGTTCGAGCAGGAGGGCGTCGAGGGCGGGGAGGCGAAAGCGTGA
- a CDS encoding FAD-binding oxidoreductase: protein MIMSRIEAPRDEDTAGTGSLLDRLLSGLPAEAVLTDPDVTASYANDMASFCEAGTPAVVVLPRTVEQVQHIMRVATELRVPVVPQGARTGLSGAANATDGCVVLSLVKMDRILEISPVDRIAVVEPGVVNATLSRAVGEHGLYYPPDPSSWEMCTIGGNIGTASGGLCCVKYGVTAEYVLGLDVVLADGRLMSTGRRTAKGVAGYDLTRLFVGSEGSLGIVVRAVLALKPQPPQQLVLVAEFGSARAACDAVCKIMEGGHVPSLLELMDRTTVKAVNDLAHMGLPETTEALLLAAFDTHDPAADLALVGALCEAAGATRVVPAEDAAESELLLQARRLSLTALEAVKGTTMIDDVCVPRSRLGDMLDGIERVAEKYALTIGVCAHAGDGNTHPTVCFDATDPDESRRARESFDEIMALGLELGGTITGEHGVGVLKKEWLAREIGPVGVEMQRAIKAAFDPLGLLNPDKLF from the coding sequence GTGATCATGAGCCGTATCGAAGCCCCGCGCGATGAGGACACGGCAGGGACCGGCAGCCTCCTCGACCGTCTGCTGAGCGGGCTGCCGGCCGAGGCCGTCCTCACCGACCCGGACGTCACGGCCTCCTACGCCAACGACATGGCGAGCTTCTGCGAGGCGGGCACACCCGCCGTGGTCGTCCTGCCGCGCACGGTCGAGCAGGTCCAGCACATCATGCGCGTCGCGACCGAACTGCGCGTCCCCGTCGTCCCGCAGGGCGCCCGCACCGGCCTGTCCGGAGCGGCCAACGCCACCGACGGCTGTGTGGTGCTGTCCCTGGTGAAGATGGACCGCATCCTGGAGATCAGCCCCGTCGACCGCATCGCCGTCGTCGAGCCCGGTGTCGTCAACGCCACGCTCTCCCGTGCCGTGGGCGAACACGGCCTGTACTACCCGCCGGACCCCTCCAGCTGGGAGATGTGCACCATCGGCGGCAACATCGGCACGGCCTCCGGCGGCCTGTGCTGTGTGAAGTACGGGGTGACGGCCGAGTACGTCCTCGGCCTGGACGTCGTCCTCGCCGACGGGCGGCTGATGTCCACCGGGCGCAGAACCGCCAAGGGCGTCGCCGGCTACGACCTCACCCGCCTCTTCGTGGGCTCCGAGGGATCGCTCGGCATCGTCGTACGCGCCGTGCTCGCGCTGAAGCCGCAGCCGCCCCAACAGCTCGTCCTCGTGGCCGAGTTCGGGTCGGCGCGGGCCGCCTGCGACGCCGTCTGCAAGATCATGGAGGGCGGGCATGTCCCGTCCCTGCTCGAGCTGATGGACCGTACGACCGTCAAGGCCGTCAACGACCTCGCGCACATGGGCCTCCCGGAGACCACCGAGGCGCTGCTGCTCGCCGCCTTCGACACCCACGACCCGGCGGCCGACCTCGCCCTCGTGGGCGCCCTCTGCGAGGCCGCCGGCGCGACCCGGGTGGTCCCCGCCGAGGACGCGGCCGAGTCCGAACTCCTGCTCCAGGCGCGGCGGTTGTCGCTCACCGCGCTCGAAGCGGTCAAGGGCACCACGATGATCGACGACGTGTGCGTGCCGCGCTCCCGGCTCGGCGACATGCTCGACGGCATCGAACGCGTCGCCGAGAAGTACGCCCTGACCATCGGCGTCTGCGCGCACGCGGGCGACGGCAACACGCACCCCACCGTCTGCTTCGACGCAACCGATCCCGACGAGTCCCGGCGCGCCCGCGAGTCCTTCGACGAGATCATGGCCCTCGGCCTCGAACTCGGCGGCACGATCACCGGCGAGCACGGCGTGGGCGTGCTGAAGAAGGAGTGGCTGGCCCGCGAGATCGGCCCGGTGGGTGTGGAGATGCAGCGGGCGATCAAGGCGGCGTTCGACCCGCTGGGCCTCCTGAACCCGGACAAGCTGTTCTGA
- a CDS encoding RDD family protein, which yields MSSEPPPPAPGGPPDDDPFRKQPPPGEGTGSPYDPPPVPGDRTPPYGSEPPPFGGGPYGEGGGPPPGAGDPYGGGGPYGGDPLAGMPPLADSGKRVLARILDMILVGIVVWLLSWALGVTEYNMDSNKIEYGKSLGQSLVAAVLYVTYDTVMISKTGQTLGKRLFNHRVANLDNGSTPSVQTSLVRALVLWIPFAFCCACIWTAIAGGWSFFDKPYKQGLHDKAAKTVVVDTG from the coding sequence ATGAGCAGCGAACCGCCGCCCCCGGCCCCCGGCGGGCCACCGGACGACGACCCGTTCAGGAAGCAACCCCCGCCGGGTGAGGGCACGGGCTCCCCGTACGACCCCCCGCCTGTGCCCGGCGATCGGACCCCGCCCTACGGCAGCGAACCGCCCCCGTTCGGCGGCGGCCCCTACGGCGAGGGCGGCGGACCGCCCCCGGGAGCCGGAGACCCGTACGGCGGTGGCGGCCCCTACGGCGGCGACCCGCTCGCCGGCATGCCGCCGCTCGCGGACAGCGGGAAGCGGGTGCTGGCCAGGATCCTGGACATGATCCTGGTGGGCATCGTGGTGTGGCTGCTGTCCTGGGCGCTCGGGGTCACCGAGTACAACATGGACTCGAACAAGATCGAGTACGGCAAGTCGCTCGGGCAGTCCCTGGTGGCCGCGGTGCTCTATGTGACGTACGACACCGTGATGATCAGCAAGACGGGCCAGACCCTCGGCAAGCGGCTGTTCAACCACCGGGTCGCCAACCTCGACAACGGCTCGACACCCTCCGTGCAGACGTCCCTGGTCCGCGCCCTGGTGCTGTGGATTCCGTTCGCGTTCTGCTGCGCCTGCATCTGGACGGCGATCGCGGGCGGCTGGAGCTTCTTCGACAAGCCCTACAAGCAGGGCCTGCACGACAAGGCGGCCAAGACGGTGGTGGTCGACACCGGCTGA
- a CDS encoding ABC transporter permease — protein MAFRDDSEGDGTGDREAPPPHAPPRRRISWQKLTFLPAVLIALLLATWIWFQQADLDAISKNALSNGQVSKALWQHIQLTVISTFFVLIIAIPLGILLTRKAFRKLTPIAMTVANMGQATPAIGLLALLVIWLGTGEKSALIGITIYAILPVLSNTIAGLKANDPTLLEAARGIGMSPLGVLTRVELPLAVPLILAGVRTALVLNVGTATLATFGGGGGLGVLITTGITTQRMPVLVLGAILTVALALLVDWLASLAELLLRPRGLEVGT, from the coding sequence GTGGCCTTCCGCGACGACAGCGAGGGTGACGGCACGGGCGATCGGGAGGCTCCGCCGCCGCACGCGCCCCCGAGGCGCCGGATCAGCTGGCAGAAGCTGACCTTCCTGCCCGCCGTACTGATCGCTCTGCTGCTGGCCACCTGGATCTGGTTCCAGCAGGCCGACCTCGACGCGATCTCCAAGAACGCCCTGTCCAACGGCCAGGTGTCCAAGGCCCTGTGGCAGCACATCCAGTTGACGGTGATCTCCACGTTCTTCGTGCTGATCATCGCCATTCCGCTGGGCATCCTGCTGACCCGCAAGGCCTTCAGGAAGCTGACGCCGATCGCGATGACGGTCGCCAACATGGGGCAGGCGACCCCGGCGATCGGTCTGCTGGCCCTGCTCGTGATCTGGCTCGGCACCGGCGAGAAGTCGGCCCTGATCGGCATCACGATCTACGCGATCCTGCCGGTCCTGTCCAACACGATCGCCGGGCTGAAGGCCAACGACCCGACCCTGCTGGAGGCGGCGCGCGGCATCGGCATGTCACCGCTGGGCGTGCTCACCCGGGTGGAACTGCCCCTGGCCGTACCGCTGATCCTCGCCGGCGTCCGTACGGCGCTCGTCCTGAACGTGGGCACCGCGACCCTCGCCACGTTCGGCGGAGGCGGCGGCCTCGGCGTCCTGATCACCACGGGCATCACCACCCAGCGCATGCCGGTCCTGGTCCTCGGCGCCATCCTCACCGTGGCGCTCGCGCTCCTTGTCGACTGGCTGGCGTCGCTGGCGGAACTGCTGCTGAGGCCGCGCGGGCTGGAGGTGGGGACATGA
- a CDS encoding tetratricopeptide repeat protein yields the protein MEIEERQPVQPGSGHPVSGGPGSEEPVGERSEESSGPRRSPLARRPLIAAVAGCAVLGGVLVLLPSGGGGAPRPAPGAAARAVSAVGAGAPAALSDLAALIDDRKSRVRARPRDDVSWAVLGVAYTERARRTAANAFYPKAEKALRTSLRLRPADNVAALEGLASLAGARGDFRAAKRWGEAASKVAPKRWTTYPALIDAYTGLGDHKAVDRALGKLLALRSGPAAQAVASRVYRDRGRREDAAAAISDAAAGAATPSEQAAFLTQGGDLAWERGDRQESLDHYRAAVSTDADAYDALAGQGRALAALGRVPEALRAYRAALAERPVLRYALELGELYDKLGLGAEARAQYDLLRDVVRRDGAAGVDDEPVLGLFEADHGDPRAAVMELRAAWQRRPGIAVADALGWALHRCGADQAALGFAVRATDKEHGGGVRSALYAYHRGQIERDLGLSGPARRHLTEALRINPYFSPLLVPAAREALTALGEPAAGGPAEESGDEDTEAPPAAPGQTPAR from the coding sequence ATGGAGATCGAAGAGCGACAGCCGGTGCAGCCAGGGTCCGGGCACCCGGTGTCCGGCGGTCCGGGGTCCGAGGAGCCCGTCGGCGAGCGGTCCGAGGAGTCCTCCGGCCCGCGCCGCTCCCCGCTCGCCCGGCGCCCGCTGATCGCGGCGGTCGCCGGCTGTGCCGTGCTCGGCGGTGTGCTGGTGCTGCTGCCCTCGGGCGGGGGCGGGGCACCGCGGCCCGCCCCGGGTGCGGCGGCGCGGGCGGTGAGCGCGGTGGGAGCCGGAGCGCCCGCGGCGCTGTCCGATCTCGCCGCGCTCATCGACGACCGCAAGTCCCGGGTGCGGGCCCGTCCGCGCGACGACGTGTCGTGGGCCGTGCTGGGGGTCGCGTACACGGAGCGGGCGCGGCGGACGGCGGCGAACGCGTTCTACCCGAAGGCCGAGAAAGCGCTGCGCACCTCGCTGAGGCTGCGGCCCGCGGACAACGTGGCGGCGCTGGAGGGGCTCGCCTCCCTCGCGGGCGCGCGGGGCGACTTCCGGGCCGCGAAGCGGTGGGGCGAGGCCGCTTCGAAGGTGGCGCCGAAGCGGTGGACGACGTATCCAGCGCTCATCGACGCGTACACCGGGCTCGGTGACCACAAGGCCGTGGACCGGGCCCTCGGCAAGCTGCTGGCCCTGCGTTCCGGGCCGGCGGCGCAGGCCGTCGCGTCGCGCGTGTACCGGGACCGTGGGCGGCGCGAGGACGCGGCGGCGGCGATCTCGGACGCGGCGGCGGGCGCGGCCACCCCGTCCGAGCAGGCGGCCTTTCTCACGCAGGGCGGAGACCTGGCGTGGGAACGCGGCGACCGCCAGGAGTCCCTGGATCACTACCGGGCCGCGGTGAGTACCGACGCCGACGCGTACGACGCCCTGGCCGGGCAGGGGCGCGCGCTGGCGGCGCTGGGGCGCGTGCCGGAGGCGCTGCGCGCGTACCGGGCGGCGCTCGCCGAGCGGCCCGTGCTGCGTTACGCGCTGGAGCTGGGTGAGCTGTACGACAAGCTCGGGCTCGGCGCGGAGGCGCGCGCGCAGTACGACCTGCTGCGGGACGTGGTGCGGCGGGACGGTGCCGCGGGTGTGGACGACGAGCCGGTCCTCGGGCTCTTCGAGGCGGATCACGGCGATCCGCGGGCCGCGGTGATGGAGCTGCGCGCCGCGTGGCAGCGGCGGCCGGGCATCGCGGTGGCGGACGCGCTGGGCTGGGCGCTGCACCGCTGCGGGGCCGACCAGGCGGCGCTCGGCTTCGCCGTGCGGGCCACGGACAAGGAGCACGGGGGCGGTGTGCGCAGCGCGCTGTACGCGTACCACCGGGGGCAGATCGAGCGTGATCTGGGGCTGTCCGGTCCGGCCCGGCGGCACCTCACCGAGGCGTTGCGGATCAATCCCTACTTCTCGCCGCTGCTGGTGCCCGCGGCCCGGGAGGCGCTGACCGCGCTGGGCGAGCCGGCTGCCGGGGGCCCGGCGGAGGAGTCGGGGGACGAGGACACGGAGGCGCCTCCGGCCGCCCCGGGGCAGACCCCGGCGCGCTGA
- the hppD gene encoding 4-hydroxyphenylpyruvate dioxygenase, which translates to MTQTTHHTPDTARQADPFPVKGMDAVVFAVGNAKQAAHYYSTAFGMRLVAYSGPENGSRETASYVLENGSARFVFTSVIKPATTWGHFLAEHVAEHGDGVVDLAIEVPDARAAHAYAVEHGARSIAEPYEMKDENGTVVLAVIATYGKTRHTLIERSGYDGPYLPGYVAAAPIVEPPAKRTFQAIDHCVGNVELGRMNEWVGFYNKVMGFTNMKEFVGDDIATEYSALMSKVVADGTLKVKFPINEPAIAKKKSQIDEYLEFYGGAGVQHIALNTNDIVATVRAMRAAGVQFLDTPDSYYDTLGEWAGDTRVPVDTLRELKILVDRDEDGYLLQIFTKPVQDRPTVFFEMIERHGSMGFGKGNFKALFEAIEREQEKRGNL; encoded by the coding sequence ATGACGCAGACCACACACCACACTCCCGACACCGCCCGGCAGGCCGATCCCTTCCCGGTCAAGGGAATGGACGCGGTCGTCTTCGCCGTCGGCAACGCCAAGCAGGCCGCCCACTACTACTCCACGGCCTTCGGCATGCGGCTCGTCGCGTACTCCGGACCGGAGAACGGCAGCCGCGAGACGGCGTCGTACGTCCTCGAGAACGGCTCGGCCCGCTTCGTGTTCACCTCGGTGATCAAGCCCGCCACCACCTGGGGCCACTTCCTGGCCGAACACGTGGCCGAGCACGGCGACGGCGTCGTCGACCTGGCCATCGAGGTCCCCGACGCGCGCGCCGCCCACGCGTACGCCGTCGAGCACGGCGCCCGCTCGATCGCCGAGCCGTACGAGATGAAGGACGAGAACGGCACGGTCGTCCTCGCCGTCATCGCGACGTACGGCAAGACCCGCCACACGCTCATCGAGCGGTCCGGCTACGACGGCCCCTACCTGCCCGGGTACGTGGCCGCCGCCCCGATCGTCGAGCCGCCGGCCAAGCGCACCTTCCAGGCCATCGACCACTGCGTCGGCAACGTCGAGCTCGGCCGGATGAACGAGTGGGTCGGCTTCTACAACAAGGTCATGGGCTTCACGAACATGAAGGAGTTCGTGGGCGACGACATCGCGACCGAGTACAGCGCGCTGATGTCGAAGGTCGTCGCCGACGGCACGCTCAAGGTCAAGTTCCCGATCAACGAGCCCGCCATCGCCAAGAAGAAGTCCCAGATCGACGAGTACCTGGAGTTCTACGGCGGCGCGGGTGTCCAGCACATCGCGCTGAACACGAACGACATCGTCGCGACCGTGCGGGCCATGCGCGCGGCCGGTGTCCAGTTCCTCGACACCCCCGACTCGTACTACGACACGCTCGGCGAGTGGGCCGGCGACACCCGCGTCCCCGTCGACACCCTGCGCGAGCTGAAGATCCTCGTCGACCGCGACGAGGACGGCTATCTGCTCCAGATCTTCACCAAGCCGGTCCAGGACCGTCCGACCGTCTTCTTCGAGATGATCGAGCGGCACGGCTCGATGGGCTTCGGCAAGGGCAACTTCAAGGCCCTCTTCGAGGCGATCGAGCGCGAGCAGGAGAAGCGCGGCAACCTCTGA
- a CDS encoding Lrp/AsnC family transcriptional regulator, translating into MAIDHLDGRLLVLLAKEPRIGVLEMSRRLGVARGTVQARLDRLQSNGVIRGFGPQVDPAALGYPVTAFATLQIRQGQGADVRAHLTTVPEVLELHTTTGSGDMLCRLVARSNADLQRVIDRVVGFDGIVRASTAIVMENPVPLRIIPLVEQAATER; encoded by the coding sequence ATGGCGATCGATCATCTGGACGGGCGGCTGCTGGTGCTGCTGGCGAAGGAGCCGCGTATCGGGGTCCTGGAGATGTCGCGGCGGCTGGGGGTCGCGCGGGGGACGGTGCAGGCCCGGCTGGACCGTCTTCAGTCGAACGGAGTCATCCGGGGCTTCGGTCCGCAGGTCGACCCGGCGGCGCTCGGCTACCCGGTCACGGCGTTCGCCACGCTCCAGATCCGGCAGGGTCAAGGGGCGGACGTACGCGCCCACTTGACGACCGTGCCCGAGGTGCTGGAGCTGCACACGACGACCGGCAGCGGGGACATGCTGTGCCGGCTGGTGGCCCGTTCGAACGCCGACCTCCAACGGGTGATCGACCGGGTTGTCGGTTTTGATGGCATCGTCCGCGCCTCCACGGCGATCGTCATGGAGAACCCGGTCCCACTGCGGATCATCCCGCTCGTGGAACAGGCGGCGACCGAGCGCTGA
- a CDS encoding SsgA family sporulation/cell division regulator has product MHTVVERELELHLVLSPEHSIPVPARLKYRADDPYAVRITFHVGSDHPVNWTFARELLVEGVFRPCGHGDVRVWPTKVGGRSVVLMALSSPDGDALLEAPAAQITAWLERTLRAVPPGTETGQLGIDAGLAELLTPSPGLSAPPDRTGAPSPDDLWLRDPWPSDESADGERS; this is encoded by the coding sequence ATGCACACCGTGGTGGAACGCGAGCTGGAGCTTCATCTCGTCCTGTCGCCCGAACACAGCATTCCGGTCCCGGCGCGTCTGAAGTACCGCGCCGACGACCCGTACGCCGTCCGCATCACCTTCCACGTCGGCTCCGATCATCCCGTCAACTGGACATTCGCCCGTGAGCTGCTCGTCGAGGGGGTGTTCCGGCCCTGCGGTCACGGCGACGTACGGGTGTGGCCGACGAAGGTCGGCGGCCGCAGCGTCGTCCTGATGGCGCTGAGCTCGCCGGACGGCGACGCGCTGCTCGAAGCGCCCGCCGCGCAGATCACCGCCTGGCTGGAGCGCACCCTCAGGGCGGTCCCCCCGGGCACCGAGACCGGGCAGCTCGGCATCGACGCCGGTCTGGCCGAGCTGCTCACGCCGTCCCCGGGGCTGTCGGCCCCGCCCGACCGGACGGGAGCGCCGTCCCCCGACGATCTGTGGCTGCGCGACCCGTGGCCCTCGGACGAGTCGGCGGACGGTGAGCGGTCCTGA